The Paramisgurnus dabryanus chromosome 3, PD_genome_1.1, whole genome shotgun sequence genome includes a window with the following:
- the LOC135767476 gene encoding CD276 antigen homolog codes for MKICLYLLFMLHFTAGCINRGRDELTLTGYTGGSVLLPCTCTDPQSTVKTFTWRNQEQSWSDVFHNESYSGRLKLFNESSPTNISLLISDLRKQDEGVYRCEIYSQNRTTEYRDIKITIKGCELVNNTQTVELMGRSGESVILPCSCKELQAKPQQLTWTYSITQSNTTPKEIYPSEQSPKHKDKIKLLNKTSPGDLSLLLSNLTLQHEGYYTCSIESQQYINIRLKVKVDDTSKWHIQEVCLSTDKPVKQSDNNY; via the exons ATGAAGATCTGTTTATATCTTCTCTTTATGCTTCACTTCACTGCAG GTTGTATTAATCGAGGTAGAGATGAGCTCACACTCACAGGATACACTGGTGGTTCAGTGCTGCTGCCCTGTACCTGCACAGACCCACAGTCTACAGTTAAGACATTTACATGGCGTAATCAAGAGCAGTCGTGGAGCGATGTATTTCATAATGAAAGCTACAGTGGCAGACTGAAGCTGTTTAATGAAAGTTCACCTACAAATATCTCTCTTCTCATTTCTGATCTGAGAAAGCAGGATGAAGGTGTATATAGGTGTGAGATATATAGTCAAAACAGAACCACAGAATACAGAGACATTAAGATAACAATTAAAG GTTGTGAACTGGTTAATAATACACAGACAGTTGAACTGATGGGACGTTCAGGAGAGTCTGTAATTCTGCCCTGCTCCTGTAAAGAGCTACAGGCTAAACCTCAACAACTTACATGGACTTATTCAATTACACAATCCAATACAACACCTAAAGAAATTTACCCAAGTGAGCAGAGTCCCAAACACAAAGATAAAATCAAACTGTTAAATAAAACAAGTCCAGGGGATCTTTCTCTCCTCTTATCAAACCTGACCCTACAGCATGAGGGATATTATACATGTTCTATAGAGTCTCAACAATACATCAACATCAGACTTAAAGTCAAAG TAGATGACACATCCAAATGGCATATCCAAGAAGTCTGTTTATCGACAGATAAACCTGTTAAACAAAGTGACAACAACTACTGA